Sequence from the Streptomyces sp. R33 genome:
CCCCACCCCCTGCAGCGGGCACGACGCCCTCGAGGCGCTGCTCGTCGCCGAGGCCTGCGAACTCTCCCGGCGGCTCGGCAGCCCGGTCCGCGTCGACGACGTCCGCGCCGGAGCCGGAGCCGGAGGGGATGCCCGATGAGCACGGCGGACACCACCCGGCCCCTGGCCGCCCGGATCGCCGCGGCCCCGATCTCCTGGGGCGTGTGCGAGGTCCCCGGCTGGGGCCATCAGATGTCGCCCGCCCGGGTGCTGCGCGAGATGCGGGAACTGGGCCTCACGGCCACCGAGTTCGGGCCCGACGGATTCCTGCCGGATGCCCCGGGCGAACGCCTCGCCGTACTCGGCGCGCACGGCATGCGCGCGGTGGGCGGCTTCGTCCCCGCCGTGCTGCACGATCCGGACTTCGACCCGCTGCCCGCGGTCCGCGCGGCCCTCGCCGCCTTCGCCGCCTGCTCCGCGGACACGCTCGTACTCGCCGCGGCCACAGGCCTGGACGGGTACGACAGCCGCCCGAGCCTCGGCTCCGACGGCTGGCGCACCCTCCTCGCCCGCCTCGACTCCCTCGCCGCCGCCGCCCGCGAGTACGGCATCACCGCCACCCTCCACCCCCATGTGGGCACGATGGTCGAGCGGGTGGACGAGGTCCTGCGGGTCCTCGACGGCAGCGGCGTCCCTCTCTGCCTGGACACCGGCCACCTCCTCGTCGGCGGCACGGACCCGCTCGCGCTGGCCCGCCGGGACCCCGGCCGGATCGCCCACGTCCACCTCAAGGACGTCGACGCCGGGGCGGCCGAGCAGGTCCGCGCCGGCCGGCTCGGCTACACCGCCGCCGTCGCAGCCGGCATGTACCGGCCGCTCGGCCAGGGCGATGCGCAGATCGCGGAACTGGTCGGGCTGCTGGAGGGCAGCGGGTACGACGGCTGGTACGTCATGGAGCAGGACGCCGTCCTCACCGCCGAGCCCGCGCCCGGCGAGGGGCCCGTCCGTGACGTCACCGCCGGGCTGCGGCTCCTCGCCGATCTCGGCGCCGGCCGGTGGGCGGTCGGCCGATGAGCACCACGGGCACCGCTGCGGGCGGGGGCCGGATCCCGTCGTACGACCTGGTGGCCCTGGGCCGCGTGGGGGTCGACCTCTACCCTCAGCAGACCGGCGTGCCCCTGGCCGATGTGCAGACCTTCGCCAAATCGCTCGGCGGTACGGCCACCAACGTCGCCGTGGCCGCCACCCGGCACGGTCTGCGCACCGCGGTCGTCACCGGGGTGGGGGAGGACCCCTTCGGTCCGTACGTACGGCG
This genomic interval carries:
- a CDS encoding TIM barrel protein, with the protein product MSTADTTRPLAARIAAAPISWGVCEVPGWGHQMSPARVLREMRELGLTATEFGPDGFLPDAPGERLAVLGAHGMRAVGGFVPAVLHDPDFDPLPAVRAALAAFAACSADTLVLAAATGLDGYDSRPSLGSDGWRTLLARLDSLAAAAREYGITATLHPHVGTMVERVDEVLRVLDGSGVPLCLDTGHLLVGGTDPLALARRDPGRIAHVHLKDVDAGAAEQVRAGRLGYTAAVAAGMYRPLGQGDAQIAELVGLLEGSGYDGWYVMEQDAVLTAEPAPGEGPVRDVTAGLRLLADLGAGRWAVGR